A stretch of Pseudomonas sp. CCC3.1 DNA encodes these proteins:
- a CDS encoding YkgJ family cysteine cluster protein — MMKSNLIAAAEIDRLDTWAKYSAPMCGSCISSCCTLPVEVKIKDLIRIGLVDEFELGDPPKNIAKRLQKEGIVERFNQKSGIFTLQRMSNNDCLYLDRKSRMCTIYEKRPDTCRNHPRVGPRPGYCAYVPKAVERKNSSERLMNF, encoded by the coding sequence CTGATGAAGTCCAACCTGATCGCCGCCGCGGAAATCGACCGTCTCGATACCTGGGCCAAATACTCCGCGCCCATGTGCGGCTCCTGCATTTCCAGCTGCTGCACCTTGCCGGTTGAGGTCAAGATCAAAGACTTGATCCGCATTGGCCTGGTCGATGAGTTCGAACTCGGCGACCCGCCGAAGAACATCGCCAAGCGCCTGCAGAAAGAAGGGATTGTTGAGCGTTTTAACCAGAAGTCGGGGATTTTCACCCTGCAGCGCATGAGCAATAACGATTGCCTGTATCTGGATCGCAAGTCGCGCATGTGCACCATCTACGAAAAGCGCCCGGATACTTGCCGTAACCACCCACGCGTGGGCCCGCGTCCGGGTTATTGCGCGTATGTGCCAAAGGCTGTTGAGCGTAAAAACAGCAGCGAACGGCTGATGAATTTTTAA
- the thiI gene encoding tRNA uracil 4-sulfurtransferase ThiI, with protein sequence MKLIVKVFPEITIKSRPVRMRFVRQLAKNIRAVLRDLDPAVVVTGVWDNIELQTRVSDPKALKEMTERLSCMPGIAHFLQVDEYPLGDFDDVVEKCKLHFGDALAGKIFSVRCKRGGKHPFTSMEIEKYVGSKLRRECGAAGIDLKKPEIEVRFEIRDQRLFVIHSQHDSIGGFPLGSLEQTLVLMSGGFDSTVAAYQIMRRGLMSHFCFFNLGGRAHELGVMEVAHYIWKKYGSSQRVLFVSVPFEEVLGEILGKVDNSHMGVILKRMMLRAASRIADRLEIDALVTGEAISQVSSQTLPNLSVIDCVTDKLVLRPLIASHKQDIIDQAVEIGTADFAKHMPEYCGVISVNPKTHAKRPRVEYEEQQFDMAVLERALERAKLVPIDRVIDELGQDLQVEEVSEVLAGQIVIDIRHPDAQEDQPLELAGIEVQALPFYALNSRFKELDDTRQYLLYCDKGVMSRLHAHHLLSEGHANVRVYRPS encoded by the coding sequence ATGAAACTAATCGTTAAAGTCTTCCCCGAGATCACTATCAAGAGCCGCCCGGTTCGGATGCGTTTCGTCCGTCAATTGGCTAAAAACATCCGTGCTGTGCTCCGTGATCTGGACCCGGCTGTGGTAGTGACTGGCGTGTGGGACAACATCGAGTTGCAAACGCGTGTCAGTGACCCCAAAGCCTTGAAGGAGATGACTGAGCGCCTGAGCTGCATGCCGGGCATCGCGCATTTCCTGCAAGTAGACGAGTACCCGTTGGGCGACTTCGACGACGTCGTTGAAAAGTGCAAACTGCACTTCGGCGATGCGTTGGCGGGCAAGATCTTTTCAGTGCGTTGCAAACGCGGCGGCAAGCACCCATTTACCTCGATGGAAATCGAGAAATACGTCGGCAGCAAGCTGCGTCGTGAATGCGGGGCGGCCGGAATTGACCTTAAAAAGCCGGAAATTGAAGTCCGTTTCGAAATTCGCGACCAACGGTTGTTTGTGATTCACAGCCAGCACGACAGCATTGGCGGTTTCCCGCTGGGCTCGCTTGAGCAGACCCTGGTATTGATGTCCGGTGGTTTCGACTCGACAGTGGCGGCCTATCAGATCATGCGTCGCGGCCTGATGAGCCACTTTTGCTTCTTCAACCTCGGCGGGCGTGCCCACGAACTGGGCGTGATGGAAGTCGCGCACTATATATGGAAGAAGTACGGCAGCTCGCAGCGCGTGCTGTTTGTCAGCGTTCCGTTCGAAGAAGTGCTGGGTGAAATTCTCGGCAAAGTTGATAACAGTCATATGGGCGTCATTTTGAAGCGTATGATGTTGCGCGCGGCGTCCCGTATTGCAGATCGGCTCGAAATTGATGCGCTGGTCACCGGCGAGGCTATTTCTCAGGTTTCCAGCCAGACGCTGCCGAACCTTTCGGTTATCGACTGCGTGACAGACAAGCTGGTCTTGCGTCCGCTGATCGCCAGCCACAAGCAAGACATCATTGACCAGGCGGTTGAAATCGGTACGGCCGATTTTGCCAAGCACATGCCTGAATATTGCGGGGTGATTTCGGTCAACCCCAAGACCCACGCCAAGCGTCCGCGTGTGGAGTACGAAGAACAACAGTTTGATATGGCCGTGCTTGAGCGAGCGCTCGAGCGGGCCAAACTGGTGCCGATTGATCGAGTGATCGATGAGTTGGGCCAGGACTTGCAAGTCGAAGAAGTCAGCGAAGTGCTGGCGGGCCAGATCGTGATCGACATCCGTCACCCGGATGCTCAGGAAGATCAACCGCTGGAACTGGCTGGCATCGAAGTACAAGCGTTGCCGTTCTATGCATTGAACAGCCGCTTCAAGGAACTGGATGATACCCGTCAGTACCTGTTGTATTGCGACAAAGGCGTGATGAGTCGCCTGCATGCTCACCATTTGCTCAGTGAGGGACATGCCAATGTGCGCGTTTATCGACCGAGCTAA
- a CDS encoding lipocalin family protein translates to MKRLLACLGAALVLAGCSTTSPDTLAPKTVESVDLKRYQGTWYEQARLPMFFQRNCAQSQAQYTLKPDGNVAVLNRCQTAEGKWEEARGTASPQVPGKTDKLWVEFDNWVSTLLPGVTKGDYWVLYLGDDYSTALVGNPDRRYLWLLSRKPHIDQQTRDDLISKAQQQGYDTTRLIWRTPDADMPKLKG, encoded by the coding sequence ATGAAACGTCTTTTAGCCTGCCTCGGGGCAGCGCTGGTGTTGGCGGGGTGTTCCACGACCAGCCCCGATACGCTGGCACCGAAAACGGTCGAAAGCGTCGACCTGAAACGCTATCAGGGCACGTGGTATGAGCAGGCGCGGTTGCCGATGTTCTTCCAGCGCAACTGCGCGCAATCCCAGGCTCAGTACACGCTAAAGCCTGACGGCAACGTGGCGGTGTTGAACCGCTGCCAGACCGCAGAGGGCAAGTGGGAAGAAGCCAGGGGCACGGCCAGCCCGCAAGTGCCGGGTAAAACCGACAAGTTGTGGGTCGAGTTCGATAACTGGGTGTCGACGTTATTGCCGGGCGTGACCAAGGGCGATTACTGGGTGCTGTACCTGGGCGACGACTACAGCACTGCGCTGGTTGGTAACCCGGATCGACGCTACTTATGGTTGCTGTCGCGCAAGCCGCACATCGACCAGCAAACCCGCGACGATCTGATCAGCAAGGCTCAGCAACAGGGCTATGACACCACACGCTTGATTTGGCGAACGCCAGATGCAGACATGCCCAAGCTTAAGGGCTGA
- a CDS encoding class 1 fructose-bisphosphatase, translating into MSRVTLSRYLIEQTRSNNTPADLRFLIEVVARACKEISHAVSKGALGGVLGSMGTENVQGEVQKKLDVISNEILLEANEWGGHLAGMASEEMDNAYQIPGKYPKGAYLLVFDPLDGSSNIDINAPVGTIFSVLRCPNEYLSQNEPLNEKAFLQPGTQQVAAGYAIYGPQTMLVLTLGDGVKGFTLDREMGSFVLTHEDITIPATTQEFAINMSNQRHWEAPVQRYVDELLTGEDGPLKKNYNMRWVAAMVGDVHRILTRGGLFMYPRDSREPSKPGKLRLMYEANPMSFLVEQAGGASTDGHQRILDIQPEGLHQRVAVFLGSKEEVARVTAYHKE; encoded by the coding sequence ATGTCCCGCGTTACCCTGAGTCGCTATCTGATCGAGCAGACCCGCAGCAACAACACCCCTGCTGATTTGCGTTTCCTCATCGAAGTGGTGGCGCGTGCTTGCAAAGAGATCAGCCACGCCGTGTCCAAAGGCGCCCTCGGCGGTGTTTTGGGCAGCATGGGCACTGAAAACGTACAAGGTGAAGTGCAGAAGAAGCTCGACGTGATTTCCAACGAAATCCTGCTCGAAGCCAACGAATGGGGCGGTCACTTGGCTGGCATGGCGTCCGAAGAAATGGACAATGCCTACCAGATTCCGGGCAAATACCCGAAAGGCGCCTACCTGTTGGTATTCGACCCACTGGACGGCTCGTCGAACATCGACATCAACGCCCCGGTCGGCACGATCTTCTCGGTACTGCGTTGCCCGAACGAGTACCTGAGCCAGAACGAACCGTTGAATGAAAAGGCCTTCCTGCAACCAGGCACACAGCAAGTGGCAGCCGGTTATGCCATCTACGGCCCGCAGACCATGCTGGTCCTGACCCTGGGCGACGGCGTCAAAGGCTTCACCCTGGACCGTGAAATGGGCAGTTTCGTTCTGACTCACGAAGACATCACCATTCCTGCAACCACTCAGGAATTCGCCATCAACATGTCCAACCAGCGTCACTGGGAAGCGCCGGTACAGCGCTACGTTGACGAGTTGCTGACAGGTGAAGACGGTCCGCTGAAGAAGAACTACAACATGCGTTGGGTGGCCGCGATGGTTGGCGACGTACACCGTATTCTGACCCGCGGTGGCCTGTTCATGTACCCGCGCGACAGCCGCGAGCCTTCCAAACCGGGCAAACTGCGTCTGATGTACGAAGCCAACCCAATGTCGTTCCTCGTGGAACAGGCGGGCGGCGCTTCGACTGACGGCCATCAGCGTATCCTCGACATCCAGCCAGAAGGCCTGCACCAGCGTGTCGCCGTATTCCTGGGTTCGAAAGAAGAAGTGGCGCGTGTGACCGCGTACCACAAAGAGTAA
- the typA gene encoding translational GTPase TypA yields MIENLRNIAIIAHVDHGKTTLVDKLLRQSGTLERNELNDERVMDSNDQEKERGITILAKNTAINWNGYHINIVDTPGHADFGGEVERVMSMVDSVLLLVDAQDGPMPQTRFVTKKAFEAGLRPIVVINKVDRPGARPDWVLDQIFDLFDNLGATEEQLDFKVVYASALNGIAGLDHTEMAEDMTPLYQSIVDNVPAPQVDRDGPFQMQISALDYNSFLGIIGVGRIARGRVKPNTPVVAIDADGKRRNGRILKLMGHHGLHRVDVEEASAGDIVCISGMDSLFISDTLCDPMNVEAMKPLTVDEPTVSMTFQVNDSPFCGKEGKFVTSRNIKERLDKELLYNVALRVEEGDSADKFKVSGRGELHLSVLIETMRREGFEMGVGRPEVIIRLVDGVKHEPFENVTIDLPEESQGKVMEEMGLRKGDLTNMVPDGKGRVRLEYNIPARGLIGFRNQFLTLTNGAGILTSIFDRYDAMKSGHMSGRQNGVLVSVETGKALTYSLETLQARGKLFVEHGQEIYNGQIVGLNSRDTDMGVNPTKGKKLDNMRASGKDETIALVPPVRFTLEQALEFIQDDELCEVTPKSIRLRKKILDEGERTRAAKKAKN; encoded by the coding sequence GTGATCGAAAATCTACGTAACATCGCCATCATTGCTCACGTTGACCACGGTAAAACCACCCTGGTAGACAAACTCTTGCGTCAATCCGGCACTCTGGAGCGCAACGAGCTCAACGACGAGCGCGTGATGGACTCCAACGACCAGGAAAAAGAGCGCGGCATTACCATTCTTGCCAAGAACACCGCTATTAACTGGAACGGCTACCACATCAACATCGTGGACACCCCGGGCCACGCCGACTTCGGCGGCGAAGTAGAACGCGTAATGTCGATGGTTGACTCCGTTCTGCTGTTGGTTGACGCTCAAGACGGCCCTATGCCGCAAACCCGTTTCGTGACCAAAAAGGCTTTCGAAGCTGGCCTGCGTCCAATCGTGGTTATCAACAAGGTTGACCGTCCAGGCGCGCGTCCGGACTGGGTTCTGGACCAGATCTTCGACCTGTTCGACAACCTGGGTGCTACCGAAGAACAGCTGGACTTCAAAGTGGTTTACGCCTCTGCCCTGAACGGTATTGCAGGTCTTGACCACACCGAAATGGCTGAAGACATGACCCCGCTGTACCAGTCGATCGTCGACAACGTACCGGCTCCACAAGTTGACCGTGATGGTCCGTTCCAGATGCAAATCTCGGCACTGGACTACAACAGCTTCCTGGGCATTATCGGTGTTGGCCGTATCGCTCGTGGTCGCGTCAAGCCGAACACCCCGGTTGTGGCTATCGATGCTGACGGCAAGCGCCGTAACGGCCGTATCCTGAAGCTGATGGGTCACCACGGTCTGCACCGTGTAGACGTTGAAGAAGCTTCGGCAGGCGACATCGTTTGCATCAGCGGTATGGATTCGCTGTTCATCTCCGACACCCTGTGTGATCCGATGAACGTTGAAGCGATGAAGCCGTTGACCGTTGACGAGCCAACCGTTTCCATGACCTTCCAGGTAAACGACTCGCCATTCTGCGGTAAAGAAGGCAAGTTCGTGACGTCCCGTAACATCAAGGAACGTCTGGACAAAGAGCTGCTGTACAACGTTGCACTGCGCGTTGAAGAAGGCGACTCGGCTGACAAGTTCAAAGTATCTGGCCGTGGCGAGCTGCACTTGTCGGTACTGATCGAAACCATGCGTCGTGAAGGTTTCGAAATGGGCGTTGGTCGTCCAGAAGTGATCATCCGTCTGGTTGACGGCGTGAAGCACGAACCGTTCGAAAACGTCACCATTGACCTGCCAGAAGAATCTCAGGGCAAGGTGATGGAAGAGATGGGTCTGCGTAAAGGCGACCTGACCAACATGGTGCCGGATGGCAAAGGCCGTGTTCGTCTGGAATACAACATCCCTGCTCGTGGTCTGATCGGTTTCCGTAACCAGTTCCTGACCCTGACCAACGGTGCTGGCATCCTGACCTCTATCTTCGACCGTTACGATGCCATGAAGTCTGGCCACATGTCCGGCCGTCAGAACGGCGTTCTGGTTTCGGTTGAAACTGGCAAGGCGCTGACCTACTCCCTGGAAACTCTGCAAGCACGCGGCAAGCTGTTTGTTGAGCACGGTCAAGAGATCTACAACGGTCAGATCGTTGGTCTGAACAGCCGTGACACCGACATGGGCGTTAACCCTACCAAGGGCAAGAAGCTCGACAACATGCGTGCTTCGGGTAAAGACGAAACCATCGCTCTGGTTCCGCCTGTTCGCTTCACGCTGGAACAAGCTCTGGAATTCATCCAGGACGACGAGCTGTGCGAAGTGACTCCTAAGTCCATCCGTCTTCGCAAGAAGATCCTGGACGAAGGCGAGCGTACCCGCGCTGCTAAAAAAGCCAAAAACTAA
- a CDS encoding glycogen/starch/alpha-glucan phosphorylase — protein MPQEPLVRDAQVAAFRAAVLAKLTYAVGKDPDHAFDHDWFEAIALAARDHMVDHWMDHTRQIYRKDQKRVYYLSLEFLIGRLLYDSLSNLGLLEVAREALTELGVDLERIRLLEPDAALGNGGLGRLAACFMESMSSLGIAAHGYGIRYEHGLFRQSIVDGWQQEQTENWLDFGNPWEFERAEVLYSIGFGGSVETKQDEQGQSRQIWWPSETVRAIAYDTPVVGWRGASVNTLRLWRARALHDLNLGRFNAGDHLGAVAEVVRAESISRVLYPADSNEAGQELRLRQEFFFVSASLQDLLRRHLNVHDTLLNLAEHVSIQLNDTHPSIAVAELMRILVDEHSIEWSTAWQVTVDTLSYTNHTLLPEALETWPVGLMERLLPRHMQIIYLINGYHIDSLREKGVHDFDVLRAVSLIEEDNGRRVRMGNLAFLGSHSVNGVSGLHTQLMRSTVFADLHKLYPDRINNKTNGVTFRRWLFQANPPLTAMLVNVLGEDVLDETEHKLIKLEPFAERADFRKQFAEQRLQSKCTLAALIYERLGIVVSPEAMFDVQIKRIHEYKRQLLNLLHTVALYQAIRAEPGNHWVPRVKIFAGKAAASYTQAKLIIKLANDIARTVNNDPTVRGLLKVVFIPNYNVSLAENIIPAADLSEQISTAGYEASGTSNMKFGLNGALTIGTMDGANVEMCERIGAENMFIFGLTSQQVEARKLNGEFHAAADVAASHRLNDVLQAIRGGVFSHDDPARYTGFVDSLIDYDRFLVCADFDAYWDAQMRVEHLWHDKDEWWRKAVLNTARTGWFSSDRTIREYATEIWKAL, from the coding sequence ATGCCCCAGGAACCGCTTGTTCGTGACGCGCAGGTGGCGGCTTTTCGTGCCGCTGTACTAGCCAAACTGACTTACGCGGTGGGTAAAGACCCGGATCATGCGTTTGACCATGACTGGTTCGAAGCTATCGCACTCGCCGCCCGCGACCATATGGTCGACCACTGGATGGACCATACCCGGCAGATTTATCGCAAAGACCAGAAACGGGTGTATTACCTGTCACTGGAATTCTTGATCGGTCGTCTGCTGTACGACAGCCTGAGCAACCTAGGGTTGCTGGAGGTCGCGCGTGAGGCCTTGACCGAGCTTGGCGTCGATCTGGAGCGCATCCGCCTGCTGGAGCCTGATGCGGCGCTGGGTAACGGCGGTTTGGGGCGACTGGCCGCCTGCTTTATGGAAAGCATGTCGAGCCTGGGCATCGCCGCCCACGGCTATGGCATTCGCTACGAACACGGGCTGTTCCGCCAAAGCATCGTCGACGGCTGGCAGCAGGAGCAAACCGAGAACTGGCTTGATTTCGGCAACCCCTGGGAGTTCGAGCGCGCCGAGGTGCTCTATTCGATTGGTTTTGGCGGCTCGGTTGAGACCAAGCAGGACGAGCAGGGCCAGTCGCGACAAATCTGGTGGCCGAGCGAAACGGTACGTGCCATCGCCTATGACACGCCTGTCGTAGGGTGGCGCGGTGCCAGCGTCAACACCTTGCGCCTATGGCGGGCGAGGGCGCTGCACGACTTGAACCTGGGGCGCTTCAACGCCGGTGATCATTTGGGCGCTGTGGCCGAGGTGGTGCGCGCAGAGAGCATTTCTCGCGTGCTGTATCCGGCTGACAGTAACGAAGCCGGGCAAGAACTGCGTTTGCGTCAGGAATTCTTCTTTGTATCCGCCTCGCTGCAAGATTTGCTGCGTCGCCACCTGAATGTGCACGACACCTTGCTGAACCTGGCCGAGCACGTGTCTATCCAGCTCAACGACACTCACCCCTCGATTGCCGTGGCCGAGTTGATGCGCATCCTGGTCGATGAGCACAGCATCGAGTGGTCTACGGCGTGGCAAGTCACCGTCGACACGCTGTCGTACACCAACCACACCTTGCTGCCCGAGGCGCTGGAGACCTGGCCGGTCGGCTTGATGGAGCGCTTGCTGCCGCGCCATATGCAGATCATCTACCTGATCAACGGCTACCACATCGACTCGCTGCGTGAAAAAGGCGTGCATGATTTTGACGTGCTGCGTGCCGTCTCGCTGATCGAGGAAGACAACGGCCGTCGCGTGCGCATGGGTAATCTGGCGTTTTTGGGCTCCCATAGCGTGAACGGCGTTTCCGGTTTGCACACCCAACTGATGCGCAGCACGGTGTTTGCCGATCTGCACAAGCTCTACCCTGACCGCATCAACAACAAAACCAACGGCGTAACCTTCCGCCGCTGGCTGTTCCAGGCCAACCCGCCCTTAACCGCGATGCTGGTAAACGTGCTGGGCGAGGACGTGCTCGATGAAACAGAACACAAACTGATCAAACTGGAGCCTTTTGCCGAGCGCGCAGACTTCCGCAAGCAATTTGCCGAACAGCGTTTACAGAGCAAATGCACCTTGGCGGCGCTGATCTACGAACGGCTGGGCATCGTGGTCAGCCCTGAAGCGATGTTTGATGTGCAGATCAAACGGATCCACGAGTACAAGCGCCAGTTGCTCAACTTGCTGCACACCGTCGCCTTGTATCAGGCTATTCGTGCTGAGCCGGGTAACCACTGGGTGCCTCGGGTCAAGATTTTTGCAGGCAAGGCGGCGGCCAGTTATACCCAGGCCAAGCTCATTATCAAACTGGCCAACGACATCGCGCGTACCGTCAACAACGACCCGACCGTGCGCGGCCTGCTCAAAGTGGTGTTTATCCCCAACTACAACGTCAGCCTGGCCGAAAACATCATCCCGGCGGCGGACTTGTCTGAACAAATATCCACCGCAGGCTACGAAGCATCGGGCACCAGCAACATGAAGTTCGGCCTTAACGGTGCGCTGACCATTGGCACGATGGACGGCGCCAACGTCGAAATGTGCGAACGGATCGGCGCGGAAAATATGTTCATTTTTGGCCTTACCTCCCAACAGGTCGAAGCCCGAAAGCTCAATGGCGAGTTTCATGCGGCGGCGGATGTGGCGGCTTCGCATCGACTTAATGATGTGTTGCAGGCTATTCGCGGTGGGGTGTTCTCCCACGATGACCCGGCGCGCTACACCGGTTTTGTCGATTCACTGATCGACTACGACCGCTTTTTGGTGTGTGCCGACTTTGATGCTTACTGGGATGCGCAGATGCGCGTTGAACACCTGTGGCACGACAAGGATGAATGGTGGCGCAAGGCCGTGCTGAACACGGCGCGCACGGGCTGGTTCTCATCGGACCGGACCATTCGCGAGTACGCGACAGAGATCTGGAAAGCGTTGTAA
- the bamE gene encoding outer membrane protein assembly factor BamE domain-containing protein, protein MKLRSLALLSFCVLLAACSKVNQENYSKLTAGMSKAEVEKLLGSPTDCSGALGMSSCTWGDKNSFISVQYAGDKVLIFSGQGLK, encoded by the coding sequence ATGAAGTTGCGTTCTTTGGCGTTGTTGTCGTTCTGTGTGCTGCTGGCGGCTTGCAGCAAGGTCAATCAAGAAAACTATTCCAAGCTGACAGCGGGTATGTCCAAAGCCGAAGTCGAAAAACTGCTGGGCAGCCCGACTGATTGTTCGGGCGCGCTGGGTATGTCGAGCTGCACCTGGGGCGACAAAAACAGCTTTATCAGCGTGCAGTACGCAGGCGATAAAGTGCTGATTTTCTCGGGTCAGGGTTTGAAGTAA
- a CDS encoding inorganic triphosphatase, translating to MQKETEIKLRVSRETLAALREHPLLKKRNKSGWESRELLNQYFDTPERDLAKAKVALRLRRDGEEVIQTLKTRGQSIAGLSERNEYDWHLPKAKLDIKKLDGECWPEELAELDKKTLKPIFTTDFVRERAEISWGRGKAKVVIEAALDLGHVIAGKQKEEICELELELREGEPAALLELAAELAEKLALMPCDISKAERGYRLFDANSYAVSLPAPELTPETPLDDAFAALAWHLLGSSQRLAEQYRFNGHWRLLQDWVQQLIDLRALVSSLGQAAPRPSTHDLRAQLDALLEDWRPMVQAGQDDEDVRKAAPEQFLEELEDPRWGQFSLNTSRWLLARSWTIDRGTTRGNRQGAAQLSSWLPRLLSDEAIALRLNRYQQQPEDLAEQLPRIERIQAWLRLARGVLEIPEVDRLYGEMNKLQDLANLPITDDAESNDLLLNARKQQAIAVYQNRAWKTLLRG from the coding sequence ATGCAGAAAGAAACCGAAATCAAACTCCGCGTCAGCCGCGAAACCCTCGCCGCCTTGCGCGAGCACCCTTTGCTGAAAAAGCGCAACAAAAGTGGCTGGGAAAGCCGTGAGTTGTTAAACCAATATTTCGACACGCCTGAGCGCGATCTGGCCAAGGCCAAGGTTGCTCTGCGCTTGCGTCGCGACGGTGAAGAGGTGATTCAAACCCTCAAGACCCGTGGCCAAAGCATCGCCGGGCTGTCGGAGCGCAACGAATACGACTGGCACCTGCCAAAAGCCAAGCTCGACATCAAAAAACTCGACGGCGAATGCTGGCCGGAGGAGTTGGCCGAGCTGGACAAAAAGACCCTCAAGCCAATCTTCACCACCGATTTTGTGCGCGAGCGCGCTGAAATCTCGTGGGGCCGCGGCAAAGCCAAAGTGGTGATCGAAGCCGCTCTGGACCTGGGCCACGTGATTGCCGGCAAGCAGAAAGAAGAAATCTGCGAACTGGAACTGGAATTGCGCGAAGGCGAACCGGCTGCCTTGCTGGAACTGGCCGCCGAGTTGGCTGAAAAACTGGCCCTGATGCCGTGTGACATCAGCAAGGCTGAACGCGGTTATCGCCTGTTTGACGCCAACAGCTACGCCGTCAGCCTGCCCGCGCCTGAGCTGACCCCAGAAACGCCGCTGGACGACGCCTTTGCCGCACTGGCCTGGCACCTGTTGGGCAGCAGTCAGCGTCTGGCCGAGCAATACCGCTTCAATGGCCATTGGCGCTTGCTGCAAGACTGGGTTCAGCAGTTGATCGACCTGCGTGCGCTGGTCAGCAGCCTCGGTCAGGCCGCACCTCGCCCTTCGACCCACGACTTGCGCGCTCAACTGGACGCCTTGCTCGAAGACTGGCGCCCGATGGTGCAAGCCGGTCAGGACGATGAAGACGTGCGTAAAGCCGCGCCTGAGCAGTTCCTTGAAGAGCTGGAAGACCCGCGTTGGGGCCAGTTCTCGCTGAACACCTCGCGCTGGCTGCTGGCGCGCAGCTGGACCATCGACCGCGGCACCACCCGTGGCAATCGCCAGGGCGCTGCACAACTGTCGAGCTGGTTGCCGCGTCTGCTGTCAGATGAAGCCATAGCGCTGCGTCTGAATCGCTACCAGCAGCAACCCGAAGACCTGGCCGAGCAACTGCCGCGCATCGAACGCATTCAGGCGTGGCTGCGTCTGGCGCGTGGCGTGCTGGAAATTCCGGAAGTGGATCGCTTGTACGGCGAAATGAACAAGTTGCAAGACTTGGCCAACTTGCCCATCACTGATGACGCAGAAAGCAATGACCTGTTGCTCAACGCACGCAAGCAACAAGCCATTGCCGTGTATCAGAACCGCGCCTGGAAAACCCTGCTGCGGGGTTAA